The Phaeobacter sp. A36a-5a DNA segment GGGCAGCCCAAAGCTGAAATTGAATTTCGCTCAGAGAGTCGAATTCGAGGACCCTGAGTTCATCTGTTACCGGCTTGCCTACCCCGCAACATGGCGCGTTGGTGGGCAGCTGCCAAAGCTTTGGCGCAACGACTGGTTTCTTGTGGGCAATGCCATAAAGGTCGCGGATTTCTGGCAGCTCGATCCGGAAGGCAACTCCGATCACCTCGGACAGGCGGTCAACCTGCGGGTGACGGCGGCGCGGATAGACGCTCGACCGTTCTCGGTGCTCGAAGGCGAGGAGTGAGCTTCTGGTCAGCCCCCCAGCCGTTCGAGCACACGGCACATGCGGTCGATGGCGCGGCGCACTTCGGGCAGGTGGCGGTCTGCTTCATGGGTTACCAGCCACTGATCATGGGTCAGCTCCGGCACCACAGGACCAGCGCGTCGCAAGCCCGGCTCCGCTTCGCCGATGAAGATCGGAAGCAGGGCGGTCCAATGCCCGGCCAAGGCAAGGTCCAGCGCATTGCGCGGGCTGTTCACTTCACACACGGCATCGCCGCCAGTGATTTGCGCCACCCAGCGTGCTGAGGGCGTTTCGGTCACCACTCTGATCCAGCGCTCCGGTGCACCGGGCGCGGCGTACGGCGCGAACTCCACAGCGGCCAGCTTGCGCCCCGCCAAAGTCTCCTCCGTTGGGCGCCGGTTACGGAAGCCGATGACCACTTCCCGATGCACGATGTCCATCACGCGTTCTGCGGACACAAAGCGCAGGCGGATGTCCGGCGGGGATCCGGTCAGGGCGCCAAATGACCGCAGCAAGGCCAGCGTCGTCTAGGTGCCTGCGGAAACCTTGACCAGTGGCAGTCTGTCTTTACCGGGGCGCTGCACCAGCCGAGCAATCCGCGCCTCAACTCCCGACAGTCCCCCCAGAAGCGCCTGTCCTTCGCAGGTCAGCCGATAGCCCCTGTCGTGACGCACGAACAGTTCCCGACCAAGGCTGCGTTCAAGCCCGTGCATCCGGCGCCCCAGCGTGGCGGCGCTACGCCCGGTGGTTCGCGCGGCGGCCGACAGCCCGCCGTCCCGCGCCACTGCTAGGAACAAGTTCAAGTCTTCCCAGTCGAGTGTTCCTGCAATCGTCTCGTTCGTTTTCGGATCATCCGCGACCATCATTTCACCAGCGAAAAGAGAAGTTCAAACCGTTTCGTTTCATGACGCCAACTTGTTCACTATCCTGCTTTCAGGTCAAGCGCCGCAATCCCAGCAACTTCGAAAGGAGATCACTCGTGCCCCATACGCTCAAGACATCGACCGAATTTCCTGCCGCGCGCTCCTCGCCCGAACAAAGGGCACAGGACGCTTTCATGGATATGCATGACGGAAAGGGTGCCCACGCCCTGCTCTGGGGCATAGAAACCATTGCATCGGTCGGCACTTTTCTGGGGCACCTTCTGGCGAGCGTAGCAACGCTTCTCAGCCGTACTCAGGCAAGCCTGGCACGAAAACAAGGGAAATCCACCAAATGACAAACTTGCTCGGAGACGCCGAGAAGCGCCCCATTGGTCGAAATGGTCCGAACGTTTCGCGATTTGGTCTCGGGACCATGACGTTCGGTGTCGAAACCCCGGAAGACGAAGCCCATCGTCAGCTAGATTACTTTGCCGATTCGGGCAGAACGCTGATCGACACCGCGGACGCCTATGGGGGGGTGCCTCCGAAGAAATCATCGGGAAGTGGGCCGCGAGACGTCCTCAGGGGTATGGGGACATGATCCTCGCCACCAACGCCCGCTTTGCACCACCGCCGAACAGTTCTGGGGCTTCGCGCCGGGGCCTGCAGTTAGCCCTCAAAGCCAGCCTCACTCGTCTGCGCACGGAAACCATCGACGTTTTTTTTTCGTTCACGGCTAGGACCGTGAGACAAACATCGACGAGACACTCTCGACGCTATACGACTTCGTTCGAGAAGGCAAAGTTCATCACGTCACTTGGTCTAACATCGCT contains these protein-coding regions:
- a CDS encoding LysR substrate-binding domain-containing protein; its protein translation is MLRSFGALTGSPPDIRLRFVSAERVMDIVHREVVIGFRNRRPTEETLAGRKLAAVEFAPYAAPGAPERWIRVVTETPSARWVAQITGGDAVCEVNSPRNALDLALAGHWTALLPIFIGEAEPGLRRAGPVVPELTHDQWLVTHEADRHLPEVRRAIDRMCRVLERLGG
- a CDS encoding LysR family transcriptional regulator encodes the protein MMVADDPKTNETIAGTLDWEDLNLFLAVARDGGLSAAARTTGRSAATLGRRMHGLERSLGRELFVRHDRGYRLTCEGQALLGGLSGVEARIARLVQRPGKDRLPLVKVSAGT